The following are from one region of the Osmerus mordax isolate fOsmMor3 chromosome 1, fOsmMor3.pri, whole genome shotgun sequence genome:
- the ddit3 gene encoding DNA damage-inducible transcript 3 protein isoform X2 — translation MTAEWLHLPPPYPPGVGPLCGAELEAWYEDLQDILGSDAGGAKLTRPPPCSEKEPEFLDVLESCSLTWLTDGGQGSWGEAVVQRVTEESSAPHHDHTSSSSSMSPDELEGERAREGERAREGEASGGDLLPPEFFELLSEGGVGMMENGGVAVGGGYHHLPHHHPHHHGNVQPASPSSEEELPCVPDSPSCSSSSSSQSPSHNCSPPSSPPSSPTHFSSHLGKRKRSSAPSPFPSSGSRSSSSSVKKSRKEREQENERKVQELSEQNERLKAEIDRLGEEVQRTRRALIERLVNTRK, via the exons ATGACTGCTGAGTGGCTTCACCTGCCCCCCCCGTACCCCCCGGGAGTGGGGCCGCTGTGTGGTGCAGAGTTGGAGGCGTGGTATGAAGACCTGCAGGATATACTGGGCTCCGACGCGGGCGGGGCCAAGCTGACACGCCCGCCTCCCTGTTCCGAG AAGGAGCCAGAGTTCCTGGACGTCCTGGAGAGCTGTTCTCTGACCTGGCTGACTGACGGAGGTCAGGGTTCGTGGGGGGAGGCGGTGGTCCAGAGGGTGACGGAGGAGAGCTCCGCCCCCCACCACgaccacacctcctcctcctcctccatgagcCCAGACGAGCTGGAGGGGGAgcgggcgagggagggggagcgggcgagggagggagaggcgtcCGGGGGAGACCTCCTCCCCCCGGAGTTCTTTGAGCTTCTGAGCGAGGGGGGCGTTGGCATGATGGAGAACGGGGGCGTGGCGGTTGGCGGGGGTTACCatcacctcccccaccaccaccctcatcaCCACGGTAACGTGCAGCCAGCGTCCCCGTCTTCCGAGGAGGAGTTGCCGTGCGTCCCAGACTCCCCCTCatgctcctcatcctcctcctcccagtccccctcccacaactgctctcccccctcctcacccccctcctcccccacgcaCTTCTCCTCCCACCTCGGCAAGCGCAAGAGGAGCagcgccccctcccccttcccctcctcgggctctcgctcctcctcctcctcggtgaagaagagcaggaaggagagggagcaggagaacgAGAGGAAGGTGCAGGAGCTGTCGGAGCAGAACGAGCGTCTGAAGGCAGAGATCGATCGCCTGGGAGAGGAGGTGCAGCGGACACGCAGAGCTCTGATAGAGAGACTGGTCAACACCAggaagtaa
- the ddit3 gene encoding DNA damage-inducible transcript 3 protein isoform X1, with protein sequence MTAEWLHLPPPYPPGVGPLCGAELEAWYEDLQDILGSDAGGAKLTRPPPCSEKEPEFLDVLESCSLTWLTDGGQGSWGEAVVQRVTEESSAPHHDHTSSSSSMSPDELEGERAREGERAREGEASGGDLLPPEFFELLSEGGVGMMENGGVAVGGGYHHLPHHHPHHHGNVQPASPSSEEELPCVPDSPSCSSSSSSQSPSHNCSPPSSPPSSPTHFSSHLGKRKRSSAPSPFPSSGSRSSSSSVKKSRKEREQENERKVQELSEQNERLKAEIDRLGEEREWTSRALIERLVNTRK encoded by the exons ATGACTGCTGAGTGGCTTCACCTGCCCCCCCCGTACCCCCCGGGAGTGGGGCCGCTGTGTGGTGCAGAGTTGGAGGCGTGGTATGAAGACCTGCAGGATATACTGGGCTCCGACGCGGGCGGGGCCAAGCTGACACGCCCGCCTCCCTGTTCCGAG AAGGAGCCAGAGTTCCTGGACGTCCTGGAGAGCTGTTCTCTGACCTGGCTGACTGACGGAGGTCAGGGTTCGTGGGGGGAGGCGGTGGTCCAGAGGGTGACGGAGGAGAGCTCCGCCCCCCACCACgaccacacctcctcctcctcctccatgagcCCAGACGAGCTGGAGGGGGAgcgggcgagggagggggagcgggcgagggagggagaggcgtcCGGGGGAGACCTCCTCCCCCCGGAGTTCTTTGAGCTTCTGAGCGAGGGGGGCGTTGGCATGATGGAGAACGGGGGCGTGGCGGTTGGCGGGGGTTACCatcacctcccccaccaccaccctcatcaCCACGGTAACGTGCAGCCAGCGTCCCCGTCTTCCGAGGAGGAGTTGCCGTGCGTCCCAGACTCCCCCTCatgctcctcatcctcctcctcccagtccccctcccacaactgctctcccccctcctcacccccctcctcccccacgcaCTTCTCCTCCCACCTCGGCAAGCGCAAGAGGAGCagcgccccctcccccttcccctcctcgggctctcgctcctcctcctcctcggtgaagaagagcaggaaggagagggagcaggagaacgAGAGGAAGGTGCAGGAGCTGTCGGAGCAGAACGAGCGTCTGAAGGCAGAGATCGATCGCCTGGGAGAGGAG agagagtggacaaGCAGAGCTCTGATAGAGAGACTGGTCAACACCaggaagtaa
- the ddit3 gene encoding DNA damage-inducible transcript 3 protein isoform X3: protein MTAEWLHLPPPYPPGVGPLCGAELEAWYEDLQDILGSDAGGAKLTRPPPCSEEPEFLDVLESCSLTWLTDGGQGSWGEAVVQRVTEESSAPHHDHTSSSSSMSPDELEGERAREGERAREGEASGGDLLPPEFFELLSEGGVGMMENGGVAVGGGYHHLPHHHPHHHGNVQPASPSSEEELPCVPDSPSCSSSSSSQSPSHNCSPPSSPPSSPTHFSSHLGKRKRSSAPSPFPSSGSRSSSSSVKKSRKEREQENERKVQELSEQNERLKAEIDRLGEEREWTSRALIERLVNTRK from the exons ATGACTGCTGAGTGGCTTCACCTGCCCCCCCCGTACCCCCCGGGAGTGGGGCCGCTGTGTGGTGCAGAGTTGGAGGCGTGGTATGAAGACCTGCAGGATATACTGGGCTCCGACGCGGGCGGGGCCAAGCTGACACGCCCGCCTCCCTGTTCCGAG GAGCCAGAGTTCCTGGACGTCCTGGAGAGCTGTTCTCTGACCTGGCTGACTGACGGAGGTCAGGGTTCGTGGGGGGAGGCGGTGGTCCAGAGGGTGACGGAGGAGAGCTCCGCCCCCCACCACgaccacacctcctcctcctcctccatgagcCCAGACGAGCTGGAGGGGGAgcgggcgagggagggggagcgggcgagggagggagaggcgtcCGGGGGAGACCTCCTCCCCCCGGAGTTCTTTGAGCTTCTGAGCGAGGGGGGCGTTGGCATGATGGAGAACGGGGGCGTGGCGGTTGGCGGGGGTTACCatcacctcccccaccaccaccctcatcaCCACGGTAACGTGCAGCCAGCGTCCCCGTCTTCCGAGGAGGAGTTGCCGTGCGTCCCAGACTCCCCCTCatgctcctcatcctcctcctcccagtccccctcccacaactgctctcccccctcctcacccccctcctcccccacgcaCTTCTCCTCCCACCTCGGCAAGCGCAAGAGGAGCagcgccccctcccccttcccctcctcgggctctcgctcctcctcctcctcggtgaagaagagcaggaaggagagggagcaggagaacgAGAGGAAGGTGCAGGAGCTGTCGGAGCAGAACGAGCGTCTGAAGGCAGAGATCGATCGCCTGGGAGAGGAG agagagtggacaaGCAGAGCTCTGATAGAGAGACTGGTCAACACCaggaagtaa